From the Phycisphaeraceae bacterium genome, one window contains:
- a CDS encoding fatty acid desaturase, producing MEYLLKRFPSLRLPWSASRSNHPSLRGGLDWPVIVGLTFLHLVALAAPWTFTWSGFALMIVFWYITGGLGVTLCYHRLLTHRSFTCPKWLEYALTFCACAAWQGRPTQWVGTHRIHHKHSDEEGDPHTPQHGFTWSHMFWTLFREPEGMKADDFAKDLQRDPGQRVFDRWFVLPQVIIAALLVGIGYALGGWELAASWFVYGVALRTVWVWHITWFVNSATHTWGYRNFKTKEHSTNLWWVAILSFGEGWHNNHHAEPRSAQHGMRWFEIDPTNWVIHALEFTGLAWDVKRSNVPHTH from the coding sequence ATGGAATATCTCCTCAAGCGTTTCCCCAGCCTGCGTCTCCCCTGGAGCGCCAGTCGATCCAACCACCCCTCACTCCGAGGCGGACTCGACTGGCCCGTCATCGTCGGACTCACCTTCCTCCACCTCGTCGCACTCGCCGCGCCCTGGACCTTTACCTGGTCCGGCTTCGCCCTGATGATCGTCTTTTGGTACATCACCGGCGGACTCGGCGTCACGCTCTGCTACCACCGACTCCTCACCCACCGATCCTTTACCTGCCCCAAATGGCTCGAATACGCCCTCACCTTCTGTGCCTGCGCCGCCTGGCAGGGACGACCCACCCAGTGGGTCGGCACCCACCGCATCCACCACAAACACTCCGATGAAGAGGGCGATCCCCACACCCCACAGCACGGCTTCACCTGGTCCCACATGTTCTGGACCCTCTTCCGCGAACCCGAAGGCATGAAAGCCGACGACTTCGCCAAAGACCTCCAGCGTGATCCCGGCCAACGCGTCTTCGACCGCTGGTTCGTCCTGCCCCAGGTCATCATCGCCGCCCTCCTCGTCGGAATCGGATACGCCCTCGGCGGATGGGAACTCGCCGCATCATGGTTCGTCTATGGCGTTGCCCTCCGGACCGTCTGGGTCTGGCACATCACCTGGTTCGTCAACTCCGCCACCCACACCTGGGGCTACCGCAACTTCAAAACCAAAGAACACTCCACCAACCTCTGGTGGGTCGCCATCCTCTCCTTCGGCGAAGGCTGGCACAACAACCACCACGCCGAGCCACGCTCCGCTCAACACGGCATGCGATGGTTCGAGATCGATCCCACCAACTGGGTCATCCACGCCCTCGAGTTCACCGGACTCGCATGGGACGTCAAACGATCCAACGTCCCGCACACCCACTGA
- the malQ gene encoding 4-alpha-glucanotransferase produces MPSMTDSSKPLPTLNTRSAGVLLHATSLGGHYGTGDLGKPAFLFVDWLERAGFRWWQMLPITPASADNSPYESISAFAGWEALISLEQLIEPGLLKRRELAEFDKLPEHTANFTAAQKIRRKLLRTAYQRFEPAEDFHAFCAEHQHWLEDWALHEAIRSTQHNKPWHQWPQALRLRHKHALTDARKELAPETGFHVFVQYLFECQWSLLRAVCRDAGIALIGDVPIFVGMDAADVWANRRLFDLDRHGEPNAISGVPPDMFSATGQIWDHPLYNWKNHAKTNHAWWAQRMRRALQQFDAVRIDHFLGFCRNWAIPASTRDARDGSYRKGPGAAFFASLIEQLGPMNVIAEDLGVVTDHAIELRDAMGFPGMSVTQFGFGEDNAQHAPHNHLKHSVAYSGTHDNDTLVGFFRNAESHVQKRILTYAAGSPATVAQDLTRLTLTSPANIAIIPPQDLLSLGSEHRMNIPGKKRGNWTWRLHPKALTTTLAKQINPLLKATGRLA; encoded by the coding sequence GTGCCCTCCATGACCGATTCTTCCAAACCCCTCCCAACCCTCAACACACGCTCCGCTGGCGTCCTCCTCCACGCCACCTCCCTAGGCGGGCACTACGGCACCGGCGACCTCGGCAAACCCGCCTTCCTCTTCGTCGACTGGCTCGAACGCGCCGGCTTCCGCTGGTGGCAGATGCTCCCCATCACACCCGCCTCCGCCGACAACTCACCCTACGAATCCATCTCCGCCTTCGCCGGGTGGGAAGCCCTCATCTCCCTCGAACAACTCATCGAACCCGGCCTCCTCAAACGCCGCGAACTCGCCGAGTTCGACAAACTCCCCGAACACACCGCCAACTTCACCGCCGCCCAGAAGATTCGCCGAAAACTCCTCCGAACCGCCTACCAACGCTTCGAACCCGCTGAAGACTTCCACGCCTTCTGCGCTGAACACCAACACTGGCTCGAAGACTGGGCGCTCCACGAAGCCATCCGCTCAACCCAACACAACAAGCCTTGGCACCAGTGGCCCCAGGCCCTCCGGCTCCGCCACAAACACGCCCTCACCGATGCCCGCAAAGAACTCGCCCCCGAAACCGGCTTCCACGTCTTCGTCCAGTACCTCTTCGAATGCCAGTGGTCCCTCCTCCGCGCGGTCTGCCGTGACGCCGGCATCGCCCTCATAGGCGACGTCCCCATCTTCGTCGGCATGGACGCCGCCGACGTCTGGGCCAACCGCAGACTCTTCGACCTCGACCGCCACGGAGAACCCAACGCCATCTCAGGCGTACCCCCCGACATGTTCTCCGCCACCGGCCAGATCTGGGACCACCCCCTCTACAACTGGAAAAACCACGCCAAAACCAACCACGCCTGGTGGGCCCAGCGCATGCGCCGAGCACTCCAACAGTTCGACGCCGTCCGCATTGACCACTTCCTCGGATTCTGCCGCAACTGGGCCATCCCCGCCTCCACCCGGGACGCCCGCGATGGCAGCTACCGCAAAGGCCCCGGTGCCGCCTTCTTCGCCTCACTCATCGAACAACTCGGACCCATGAACGTCATCGCCGAAGACCTGGGCGTCGTCACCGACCATGCCATCGAACTCCGCGACGCCATGGGCTTCCCCGGCATGTCCGTCACCCAGTTCGGCTTCGGCGAAGACAACGCCCAACACGCACCCCACAACCACCTCAAACACTCCGTCGCCTACTCCGGCACCCACGACAACGACACCCTCGTCGGCTTCTTCCGCAACGCCGAGTCCCACGTCCAAAAACGCATCCTCACCTACGCCGCCGGATCACCCGCCACCGTCGCACAGGATCTCACCCGACTCACCCTCACCTCGCCCGCCAACATCGCCATCATCCCCCCTCAGGACCTCCTGAGCCTCGGCTCAGAACACCGTATGAACATCCCCGGCAAAAAACGCGGCAACTGGACCTGGCGACTCCACCCCAAAGCACTCACCACCACCCTCGCCAAACAAATCAACCCCCTCCTCAAAGCCACCGGACGACTCGCCTAA
- a CDS encoding prepilin-type N-terminal cleavage/methylation domain-containing protein, translating into MRFTGFTLIEILIVVVILGILAAVVVPQFSDASEEARVAASATNVRAVVDQIAMYYARHGVYPELIDGDWFVNDLTSPIGQGLPETVGYDASNNANKWHTTAKGVPPEGIPASWGGIYWYNPLNGSFRARVPEQATDQETIDLYNRVNNTGVTSLGQITP; encoded by the coding sequence ATGCGATTTACTGGTTTTACGTTGATCGAGATTCTGATTGTGGTGGTCATTCTGGGGATCCTGGCGGCGGTGGTGGTCCCGCAGTTTTCGGACGCTTCGGAGGAAGCTCGGGTGGCGGCGTCGGCGACGAATGTTCGTGCGGTGGTGGATCAGATAGCGATGTATTACGCGCGGCACGGGGTGTATCCGGAGTTGATTGACGGGGACTGGTTTGTGAATGATCTGACGAGTCCGATTGGTCAGGGGCTGCCGGAGACGGTGGGTTATGACGCGTCGAACAATGCGAACAAGTGGCACACGACGGCGAAGGGTGTTCCGCCTGAGGGGATCCCGGCGAGTTGGGGCGGGATTTACTGGTACAATCCGCTGAACGGGTCGTTTCGGGCGCGGGTGCCTGAGCAGGCGACGGATCAGGAGACGATTGATCTGTATAACCGTGTGAACAACACGGGGGTGACGTCGTTGGGGCAGATCACGCCTTGA
- a CDS encoding aminotransferase class IV, protein MVQEALTLDREPTFYLNGSYVTRAEAVLPVEERGGLFGEGVYEVVRVYNGVGYELEGHLERMHQSLRGIGVVDEGVHAEVEKLRGVSAELLRVHGLSEALVYWQVTRGVSRPRSFVFKAGNPATVMAMVYPVQAIDPAAAPVETTAMLAVDERWANCWIKSTMLLPNNLAYNRALEAGYGAAVMHRDGVVTEATSANFFVVKDGVLWTHPDNGRILNGITRQVLIRLAGGLGIEVRESLYGLDVLAVADEAFLAGTTTHVTAVTAIDGRAVGDGGVGPVSRRLHGALMGDVAAVCGMASAVG, encoded by the coding sequence ATGGTTCAGGAAGCCTTGACGCTGGATCGTGAGCCGACGTTTTATCTCAACGGGTCTTATGTGACGCGTGCCGAGGCGGTGCTGCCTGTTGAGGAGCGTGGGGGGTTGTTTGGGGAGGGTGTTTACGAGGTGGTGCGGGTGTACAACGGGGTGGGCTACGAGTTGGAGGGTCATCTTGAGCGGATGCACCAGTCGTTGCGGGGGATTGGGGTGGTGGATGAGGGGGTGCACGCTGAGGTCGAGAAGTTGCGGGGGGTGTCTGCGGAGTTGCTGCGGGTGCATGGGTTGAGCGAGGCATTGGTGTATTGGCAGGTGACGCGGGGGGTGTCACGGCCGAGGTCGTTTGTGTTCAAGGCGGGGAATCCGGCGACGGTGATGGCGATGGTGTATCCGGTGCAGGCGATTGATCCTGCGGCGGCTCCGGTGGAGACGACGGCGATGCTGGCGGTGGATGAGCGGTGGGCGAACTGCTGGATCAAGTCGACGATGCTGCTGCCGAATAATCTTGCGTACAACCGAGCGTTGGAGGCGGGTTATGGGGCGGCGGTGATGCACCGGGATGGAGTGGTGACGGAGGCGACGAGTGCGAACTTCTTTGTGGTCAAGGATGGGGTGTTGTGGACGCATCCGGATAACGGTCGGATTCTCAACGGGATCACGCGGCAGGTGCTGATTCGGCTGGCGGGTGGTTTGGGGATCGAGGTGCGGGAGTCCTTGTACGGGTTGGATGTGCTGGCTGTGGCGGATGAGGCGTTTCTGGCTGGGACGACGACGCATGTGACGGCGGTCACGGCGATCGACGGCCGAGCGGTGGGCGATGGCGGGGTGGGCCCGGTGTCGCGGCGGTTGCACGGGGCATTGATGGGTGATGTGGCGGCGGTTTGCGGGATGGCTTCGGCGGTGGGTTGA
- a CDS encoding DUF1611 domain-containing protein, producing the protein MSRRIIVLTEGHSSVYYAKTAYSVLRYAQDEVLAVLDSTQAGKTAGELLGVGGITPVIASISEEPKADTLIIGIGVHGGKLPPAMRHHLLEAAERGMTIISGLHEYLSDDPEIAAAAEHAGAHLWDVRKNHEHEVAEAKGLDETCYRLHTVGQDCSVGKMIVSVELTNNLKARGEDAKFVATGQTGIMVEGDGTPIDTVIADFINGAAEKLVLRNQHHDIIIVEGQGSILHPAYSSVTLGLLHGCRPDALILCYEAKRTHVKGLDHIQLKSLDTYKKLYEDLASQLHPCQVIGVGVNTRTLNDAQAKDEINRVADHFQLPATDVIRHNADPLADATLNHKSEIGK; encoded by the coding sequence GTGTCCCGCCGAATCATCGTCCTCACCGAAGGCCATTCCTCCGTCTACTACGCCAAAACCGCCTACTCCGTCCTCCGCTACGCCCAGGACGAAGTCCTCGCCGTGCTCGACTCGACCCAAGCCGGTAAAACCGCCGGCGAACTCCTCGGCGTAGGCGGAATCACCCCCGTCATCGCCTCCATCTCCGAAGAACCCAAAGCCGACACCCTGATCATCGGCATCGGCGTCCACGGCGGGAAACTACCCCCAGCCATGCGCCACCACCTCCTCGAAGCAGCCGAACGCGGCATGACCATCATCTCCGGACTCCACGAATACCTCTCCGATGACCCCGAAATCGCCGCCGCCGCCGAGCACGCCGGTGCCCACCTCTGGGACGTCCGCAAAAACCACGAACACGAAGTCGCCGAAGCCAAAGGCCTCGACGAAACCTGCTACCGACTCCACACCGTCGGCCAGGACTGCTCCGTCGGAAAAATGATCGTCTCCGTCGAACTCACCAACAACCTCAAAGCCCGTGGCGAAGACGCCAAGTTCGTCGCCACCGGACAGACCGGCATCATGGTCGAAGGTGACGGCACACCCATCGACACCGTCATCGCCGACTTCATCAACGGCGCCGCCGAAAAACTCGTCCTCCGCAACCAGCACCACGACATCATCATCGTCGAAGGACAAGGCTCCATCCTCCACCCCGCCTACTCCTCCGTCACCCTCGGACTCCTCCACGGCTGCCGACCCGACGCCCTCATCCTCTGCTACGAAGCCAAACGAACCCACGTCAAAGGCCTCGACCACATCCAACTCAAATCCCTCGATACCTACAAAAAACTCTACGAAGACCTCGCCTCACAACTCCACCCCTGCCAGGTCATCGGCGTAGGCGTCAACACCCGAACCCTCAACGACGCCCAGGCCAAAGACGAAATCAACCGCGTCGCCGACCACTTCCAACTCCCCGCCACCGACGTCATCCGACACAACGCCGACCCTCTCGCCGACGCCACCCTCAACCACAAATCCGAAATCGGAAAGTAA